Proteins encoded in a region of the Quercus lobata isolate SW786 chromosome 8, ValleyOak3.0 Primary Assembly, whole genome shotgun sequence genome:
- the LOC115955287 gene encoding disease resistance protein RPM1-like: protein MAESAVSLVIENLVPLLVQEARLLEGIHDKVESIKGELEFIQSFLRDADARAEKVDMSNVEKTWVKQIREEAYHIEDVIDEYILHCTKGPYGQRQRFHFLLKIFQFTIKLKAGYVIASRIQDINRNLQEKREIAIRYHFNTIEQGGPSSDARSVAWPDPRVASLFIEEAEVVGIESHRDKLINWLVKGPSNRTVILVIGTGGVGKTTLVKKVYDNEKVVAQFDCCAWITVSKSYKMEELFRDMIKQFYEARNEFAPKEIDTMEEIKLIKELRHYLDEQRYVVVFDDVWDTDVLERIKLALPNNKKGSGIVITTQNENVAFPHIESSSYYVHKQEPLPSEKAWELFCKKVFQLEGGNCPLELVEPSRNIVERCEGLPLAIVAIGGLLSTKDKVVSEWNKWPCSLSFELETNSCLISISKILSLSYHDLPYNLKACFLYFGMFPEAYSINCARLIRLWIAEGFVKEKQGKILEDVAQDYLKQLIHRSLVQVEWVDFDGSIRTCRVHDMIREVIVSRSEELSCCHVSIRDCSSSDGIGRRLSIHNSLDTPLKITTSSKTRSIIVSRADEVPNSFLTTCFETFKLMKVMDFECAPITYIPKEVGNLFHLRYLSLRDTKVQMLPKSINKLHNLETLDLKRSLVSKLPTEISGLCKLRYLAAYVENDDMEYHINFRKAIKVPSGIGHLESLQKLYNVEACSNAFIAELGKLRLLRKLEITKLKRENGKTLCIALKKMSDLRSLRIGATSEEEILELQSMSSPPPFLQCLILVGRLEKLPEWISNLKNIVTIALYWSRLTNDPLKFLQVLPNLMNLRFLDGYEGEQLHFEGGGFQKLKYLMLEKLGGLNRLKIDDGGLPLLEKLRIGHSPHLKEVPSGVHHLKGLKNIEYYDMPREFVLSMQPDEGPNFWKVKHVHSISFWYRIQGEKYKTYKLGDPELLDFLRS from the coding sequence ATGGCAGAAAGCGCAGTCAGCTTAGTAATAGAGAATTTGGTCCCATTGTTAGTACAAGAAGCAAGATTGCTAGAGGGAATCCATGATAAAGTCGAGAGCATCAAAGGTGAATTGGAGTTCATTCAATCTTTCCTTAGGGATGCTGATGCAAGGGCCGAGAAGGTAGACATGAGCAATGTTGAGAAAACATGGGTGAAACAGATAAGGGAAGAAGCTTATCACATAGAAGATGTCATTGATGAATACATACTTCATTGTACAAAAGGTCCTTATGGGCAAAGACAACGGTTCCATTTCCTcctgaaaatttttcaatttaccATAAAGCTGAAAGCAGGATATGTGATAGCCTCTAGGATTCAAGATATCAATAGAAATCTccaggaaaagagagagattgcTATAAGATATCACTTCAACACTATAGAGCAAGGAGGACCAAGTAGTGATGCTAGAAGTGTTGCATGGCCAGACCCTCGAGTGGCATCTCTTTTCATTGAGGAAGCTGAGGTTGTGGGTATTGAATCTCATAGAGACAAATTGATAAATTGGCTGGTAAAAGGACCATCTAATCGCACAGTGATTTTAGTGATCGGCACTGGTGGTGTTGGCAAGACTACTCTTGTCAAGAAAGTGTATGACAATGAGAAGGTGGTAGCACAATTTGATTGTTGTGCTTGGATCACTGTGTCAAAATCTTATAAGATGGAAGAGCTATTCAGAGATATGATAAAGCAGTTCTATGAGGCAAGGAATGAGTTTGCACCTAAAGAAATTGACACAATGGAAGAGATAAAGCTTATTAAAGAATTGAGGCATTATTTAGATGAACAAAGGTATGTAGTTGTTTTTGATGATGTATGGGATACAGATGTTTTGGAGCGTATAAAACTTGCTTTACCTAATAACAAGAAAGGTAGTGGAAttgtaatcacaactcaaaatgAGAATGTTGCTTTCCCTCACATTGAATCTTCATCTTATTATGTGCACAAGCAAGAACCTCTGCCTTCGGAAAAAGCTTGGGAACTCTTCTGCAAGAAGGTGTTCCAACTTGAAGGGGGCAATTGTCCCCTTGAACTGGTTGAGCCGTCACGTAACATAGTTGAGAGATGTGAAGGATTGCCACTAGCAATTGTGGCTATAGGTGGTCTTTTGTCAACCAAAGACAAGGTTGTGTCTGAGTGGAACAAATGGCCTTGTAGTCTTAGTTTTGAGTTAGAAACTAATTCATGTCTAATAAGTATCtccaaaattctctctctcagttATCATGATCTACCTTACAATCTTAAAgcttgttttttatattttggcaTGTTTCCAGAGGCTTACTCCATTAATTGTGCAAGACTAATTCGACTATGGATAGCCGAAGGTTTTGTAAAAGAAAAGCAAGGAAAAATATTGGAAGACGTTGCACAAGACTACCTAAAACAACTCATTCATAGAAGCTTGGTTCAAGTGGAATGGGTTGATTTTGATGGCAGCATTAGAACTTGTCGAGTTCATGATATGATCCGTGAAGTCATTGTTTCTAGATCAGAGGAATTAAGTTGTTGTCATGTTTCAATAAGGGATTGCTCAAGTTCTGATGGAATTGGTCGGCGCCTCTCTATTCATAACAGTTTGGATACTCCATTGAAGATAACTACTAGTTCCAAAACTCGTTCTATTATTGTTTCTCGAGCAGATGAAGTGCCCAATTCTTTTCTTACTACTTGTTTTGAAACTTTCAAGCTCATGAAAGTAATGGATTTTGAATGTGCTCCTATTACTTACATTCCTAAAGAAGTGGGAAACCTATTCCATCTAAGGTATTTAAGCCTTAGAGATACAAAAGTACAGATGCTTCCTAAGTCCATAAATAAACTACACAACCTAGAAACTTTGGATTTGAAACGTTCCCTTGTGTCCAAGCTACCAACGGAGATCAGTGGGCTTTGTAAGTTAAGATATCTTGCTGCCTACGTCGAAAATGATGATATGGAATACCATATAAACTTTCGAAAAGCAATAAAGGTACCAAGTGGCATTGGGCATTTAGAGTCCTTACAGAAGCTTTATAATGTTGAAGCTTGTAGCAATGCCTTTATTGCAGAATTGGGAAAGTTGAGGTTGTTGAGGAAGCTGGAAATCACTaaattgaagagagaaaatggtAAGACTTTATGCATTGCACTAAAGAAAATGAGCGACCTACGATCGTTGAGAATTGGTGCAACGAGTGAAGAGGAAATTCTTGAATTACAATCGATGTCTTCTCCTCCGCCCTTCTTACAATGTCTCATCCTAGTTGGGCGACTGGAAAAGTTGCCAGAATGGATTTCCAATCTCAAGAATATAGTTACCATTGCCTTATACTGGTCAAGATTAACAAATGATCCATTAAAGTTCCTTCAAGTTTTGCCTAATTTGATGAATCTTCGGTTTCTTGATGGATATGAAGGTGAGCAGTTGCATTTTGAGGGAGGAGGCTTCCAGAAACTCAAGTATCTAATGCTTGAAAAGTTGGGAGGAttaaatagattgaaaataGATGATGGTGGCCTGCCTCTTCTTGAAAAGCTTCGAATTGGACACTCCCCACATTTAAAGGAGGTGCCCTCCGGAGTTCATCATCTGAAAGgcctaaaaaatatagaatattaTGATATGCCGAGGGAATTCGTGCTTAGCATGCAACCAGATGAAGGCCCTAATTTTTGGAAAGTCAAGCATGTTCACTCTATTAGTTTCTGGTATAGGATTCAAGGGGAAAAGTATAAAACTTACAAGCTCGGTGATCCAGAGTTGTTGGATTTTTTACGAAGCTAA